The following nucleotide sequence is from Acidobacteriota bacterium.
GCCAACGTCACCTCGCCGCCAATGCGGCGACGCTCAGAGCCGCCCGCGCGACCCGCTGGCAACAGTTCGTGATCCACGCGGTTGACGAGCGGGGCGACGGCATCACGGACTACTTCATCGAAATGGGCACCGTCGGCCCGCGGGGATTCGCCGCGCTCGCGGCCTTCGATCTCGATGTGCATGCCTACAAGAACGATCGCAGCTTCCGTTGCTTTCACGTCAATCTCGACAAACTGCCAAAGCACCTGGGCGGCATGGCGATTCGTGTCATCGCGCAATCGGGCACCGAGTTGGTGGCCTACCACGGCTTCGACTCGAGCCACGGCGCCCTGGCGCGCCCGCGCGAGGCGGGCAAGTGGGATGCGGTGCTCGAATTCGATGAGGACCTCGGCCGCGATGACATCCGGTTTTTCTTTCCGTACACCACGACACTGGTGGAGGTGAAGTTGAACCGCGAGCCGATGCCGCTCGGCGGGGTGAACCGGGTGTTCTGGTTCAAGGAGGACTGAGGCGCAACCGAGGGTCGACTACGGCTCCGTGGTGAGCGGCTGGAGGAGCTGAAGGACAGGCTGCCGGCGCAATCAAGCCCCGTACGGACGTTAGGAGTCCGGGATTGCCAGTCGCCGCAACCGTTCTGCCAGCGCTTCGCGAAACGACGTCAGCTCGCCGGTCGACAGCGACACCAGCATCTGGGGCAGGGGCGTCACAGGAAACCGACTGAGCAGCCAGGCCATCACTCCCGGATCAATTCCCGCGTCTTTCGCCAGGGCGAGCGTGAGATCCGCCTCCGGTGGATAGCCGGCGCGATCCAGAAACAGCAGATCCACCAGGTCACGCGGCTCAGACCGGGAGAGGACGCACGTCAGCTTGTTCGCCCGCCGGTCAGCAAGCGATTCCACTTGGACGCCTTCAACCACGTCCGGGCCGCCGATGTCGGCCACCGCTTCGAACACCAAGTCGATGTCCACCTCACCGTCGGCACCAGTCAACACGCCGCGCACGAACGTGCCGGCATCACGGACCACTCGGATCGTGACGCCCGCCTCCGGTGCGATCTCCGGAAGCAGGGACACGGCGTCGCGATGAGTCTGCCGATCGTGGAAAACGAGGTCCGCATCGCGCGATAGACGGTGACGCAGATGCACGCCCGACAGCGCCGCACCTCCGGCCAGATGAAATGGCGTCCGCGCGTGGCAGACCTGCAGGAACCGCAGCGTCGAGGGCTGGACTATGCGACGGTCGAAGGTGGCCACGTCTGCTCCCCTGGATCGATCTGAAGCAACCATGCCCACATCGCGCGACTGCGACCGAGGTGTCGCACCAGATGCGGCCACTGCGCACGAACCGCCGAAGGGGTGGTGAACCGCCAGACGTCGGCGGTGTGAGCTTCGCGCAGCAGCGCGCCCAGCCAGTAGGCACGGATCGCGGGATCGGGATCGTTCAGCCGACGAGCGAAGCCAGCCTCGGTGAGGTCGGTCCACCACAGGAAGTATGGGCGAACCGGAGCAGGGGACATGGCGGCAGTTTACCATCGCCGTCCTCGGGCAGACCGCGTGCCGGGCGAGGCAAGGTAGCGCCGCGTTTGCTGCTCCGCGTGGCGTAACGCGGGCGGCCCCGGCCCGCTGAGCAAGAAGTGTCCCGGGCGCGGTAAGGCCCTATAATCACGCGGTTGACCCCTGGCACCCGGCTCGGCGCCTACGAAGTCCTCTCCCTGCTGGGCGCCGGTGGCATGGGCGAGGTGTATCGGGCCAAGGACTCGACGCTCAAGCGCGAGGTCGCACTCAAGGTCCTACCGGCCGACGTGGCGAAGGATCGCGAACGGCTGGCGCGGTTCCAGCGCGAGGCCGAAGTCCTCGCCTCGCTCAATCATCCGCACATCGCACAGATCTACGGCCTCGAACACGCGGGCGACACGTTCGCGCTGGTCATGGAACTGGTCGAAGGGGAAGATCTCGCACAACGTCTCGCGCGCGGTGCGATTCCACTCGATGAGGCGTTGCCGATTGCGCGGCAGATCGCCGAAGCGCTGGAAGCCGCACATGAACACGGCATCATTCATCGGGACCTGAAGCCCGCGAACATCAAGGTGCGGCCAGACGGCACCGTCAAAGTGCTCGACTTCGGGCTCGCGAAGGCTGTCGATCCGACCGCCGGATCATCGGCCACCGCGATGAACTCGCCGACCCTCTCAATTCATGCGACGCAAGCGGGCATCATTTTCGGCACCGCCGCGTACATGTCGCCCGAACAAGCTGCCGGCAAGGCCATCGACAAGCGCACCGACCTGTGGGCGTTCGGCGTGGTGTTGCTCGAAATGCTGACCGGCCGGCCGGCCTTCGAAGGCGAAACCGTTTCGCACGTCATTGCCGCGATATTGAAAGACCAGCCGGATTGGTCAGCGCTGCCGCCAACGGTACCCGCGCCGATCCACAAGCTGCTCCGACGGTGTCTCGAAAAGGATCGCAAGCGGCGCCTCGACTCGGCTTCGGCGGCGCGCCTCGACATTGACGACACGATTGCGACGCGCGGTTTGGATACCGGTGTGACGGACTTGCACGACGGTCCGTCGTCGCGAGGCCGCACGCCCTGGTTGCTGGCCGCCGCATTCGCGATCGGAGCCGTCGTGACTGGACTCGCCGTCTGGACTGTCGCGACGCAATTGCTGGCGCCGCGGACGGCCGACGTCGTGCGGTTCGGCATTCACGACACCGATGGCGTGATCGTCTCTCGCACCGCTGGCGACATCGCGCTGTCTCCTGACGGGCGCACGCTGGCGTTTGTTGGTTTCGGCGACGGTGGGCAGCTCATCTGGCTGCGAGATCTGGGTACGGCCGGCGCACGCGCCCTGCCCGGCACCGAGGGCGCCCGGGCGTTGGGCTGGTCACCTGATGGGAAGTCGCTCGCGTTCATGGCGTCCTATCGCATTAAGAAAGTGACGGTGGCCGGTGGCATGCCGGAAGTGCTGAGCCAGACCCGGTTGAGCGCGGCGCGGTCGCCGGTATGGACACCCGAAGGCACGATTCTTTACAGCGACAACAATGGCTTCTGGCGCATCGCCGCCAACGGCGGTCTGCCCGCGGCACAGGTCGTACCGCTCCCTGGCGAGCGACACGATGCGACCGCGTTTCTTCCTGGCGGCCGCTACTTCCTGGAGAGCGTGCAAAGCGCCGATCCCGCGAAGGCGGGGACGTGGGCGACGACATTTGATGCCACGACACGAACGCGGCTGCTCACATTTCCGACCATTGCCCGCTATGCCGAAGGGCATCTATTGTTCGTTCGCGATCGCGTGCTGTATGCCCAGGCATTGGACGTTGCCGCGTTGCGGCTGAACGGGGAACCGCGCCAGCTGGCGCCGAACGCCGCGGACCAGTTCAGCGTGTCCACTCGCGGCACCGTCGCGTATCGGCCCGTGAGTGCCGCCGGACTCGCCGATGCGACGCAACTCGAATGGATCGATCGCAGTGGCCGGATTCTCGAACGCATCGAACAAGCGGCCGGTGGCACCACGCCGGCGCTTTCGCCCGACCAACGTCGCGTGGCGATGGCTCGCAATGGCGGCGTGTGGGTCCTCGAACTGACGCGCGCGGTCCTCTCGCGAGTTGGCAGCAGCGGCGCTAACCCGAGGTGGTCACCCGACGGCCGGCGGCTGTTCTTCACTCGTGGCGTGAACTCCAAGGATGTCATCTTCGAGATGGCCGCGGGCGCCGAAGGCGCCGAAACCAGCCTCTACAAACCGGTCGGCAGGCACGCGCACCCCACCGACGTGTCCGCCGACGGGGCGTCTGTCATCTTGGAGGAGGGAGAGGGGCAACGCTCGGGTGTCAGCGACGATTTTGATATTCACGTGTTGCGCTTGACCGGCGATCGGCAGTCGGTCCCCTTCGTTCAGACACCCGCGAGCGAAACCTCAGGAACGCTGTCTGCCGATGGTCGATGGCTCGCGTATAGTTCGGATACTTCCGGACGAACTGAGATCTACGTCCAGAGCTTCCCCGATCCGGGTCCACGCGTCCAAGTGTCGCCTGGCGGCGGCAGCTTTGCACGATGGCGCCGCGACGGCAAAGAGATATTTTATGTCGCACCCGACGGCACATTGATGGGCGTTCCCGTCATTGGGGCGGCGCCGATTGAGTTCGGCAAATCGACCCCGCTGTTTCAGTTCTTTACCAATCAGGGCTCGGGCGCGCCACCCTACGACATGACGGCGGATGGCCAGCGGTTTATTGTCAGCGCCGTCGTCCGCCGCACTGACCCGTCCATTGAAGTCCTGCTCAACTGGCCGGCGCTGTTGACGAAGGCGGCCCAATGAGCCTTGCTCGTGCGCCGCTTCGAGCGCCTCGGCGATTTGCCGCGCAATCGGCAACGCTTCATCGAGTGGAATCGCCCCGCGCGCGATCTGCTGCGACAGATCCTCGCCTTGGAGGAACTGAAGGCCAGGCTGCCGGTGAAGTGACCGGCGCGTGTTTCTTCAACTCCGCGCCGGCTCACCAGGTCGTTCGGACGTGCGGATAGTCGCGTAGCCGCGCATCCTTCGTCACCACGGTGGCCGACAGCGACCGCGCCGTCGCGACGATGATCTGATCGGCGGGATCGCCGTGAAAGGGCAATGGCAGGCGGCAACTGTCGACCAGAATCGGGCGCGTCATTTCGGCGACGTGCAGGCCCTCGGCCGACAGGGCGGCCTCGAACCAATCATCGAGCGGGCGGTCGAGCGCGAGTTGGCCCTTCTCGACCTTCTTGGCCATTTCCCAGATCGAAATCATCGAGATCCAGACTTCGCCGCGGGCGAGGGGCTTCTGGATGGCCGCACGGGCGCGTCGCGACAGCCGCCGGTCGTTGGTGACCCACCAAATCCAGGCGTGCGTATCAAGAACGACCGGCATCCCACACCTCACCCGTGCTGAATGGGTCGCCTGACTCGGACACAATGCTGCCGGCGAGCGCTCGCGTCCGCCTGGTGGCGGCGATGGGGACCAGTCTGGCGACCGGGCGCCCCCGCTTGGTGATCACGATCGGTCGGCGGCTGGCCGCCACTTCGTCGAGCGTTTGCAGGCAGACGTCCTTGAACTTCCCGGCGGCGATAGTTCGCATATCCCCTATATAGCCATGGCCATATGGCCATGTCAATCTAACGGTGTCGGACCGACTCTCGAGTTGCTCAGTCATGATGAGGTCTCCACGAACCGGTATTGCAGCGCCTCCATCAAGTGTTCGGTCGTGATGGCCTCGGCGCCGGCCAGATCGGCAATGGTACGCGCGACGCGGACGATGCGGTGGAAGCCGCGGGCGGAGAGGTGGAGCTTTTCGGCCGAACGCTCGAGCAGGCGGCGTCCGGCGAGATTGAGCGGCGCGTGCTTCTTCAACTCCGTGCCCGCGAGCTGCGCGTTGACGCGGGCCCTGGCGCCGCGCGCGAGTTGCCGCGCCCTCGCCGCGAGCACCCGTTCGCGCACGGCGGCGGAGGACTCGCCGGCCGGTCCCTCGGTCAACGCCGTGATCGGCACGGCCTCGACCTCCACGATCAGATCCAGCCGATCGCGCAGCGGCCCCGACAAGCGCCCGCGATAGCGTGCGGTCTGTTGCGGCGTGCAGCGGCACTGGCGCTTGGGGTCGCCCTGATACCCGCACGGACAGGGATTCATGGCCGCGACCAGCACGAAGCGCGCAGGAAACATCACCGAACGCAACGCCCGCGACACCGTGATGCGGCCTTCCTCGATCGGTTGCCGCAGCGCCTCGAGCACGCGGCGGTCGAACTCCGGCATCTCGTCCAGGAATAACACGCCGTGATGGGCGAGGCTGACTTCGCCGGGCCGCGGCGTGGAGCCCCCGCCGACGAGGGCGACGTCGGAGATGGTGTGATGCGGCGCGCGAAAGGGCCGCTCGGTGAGCAGGCCAACGCCAGGACGTAGCTGACCCGCGACCGAGTGAATCGTCGTCGCCTCAATGGCTTCGTCAAACGACAGCGGCGGCAGGATGCCCGGCAACCGGCGTGCGAGCATGGTCTTGCCGGCGCCGGGCGGACCGATCATCAGCAGGTTGTGACCACCAGCCGCAGCGACTTCCAGGGCACGGCGGGCGAAGGATTGGCCGTGGAGGTCGGATAGATCCAGAGCTAGGGTGCCTAAGGTGCCTAAGGTGCCTACGGTGCCTACGGTGCCTACGGTGCCTACGGTGCCTAGGGTGCCAGGGGTGCC
It contains:
- a CDS encoding nucleotidyl transferase AbiEii/AbiGii toxin family protein — encoded protein: MATFDRRIVQPSTLRFLQVCHARTPFHLAGGAALSGVHLRHRLSRDADLVFHDRQTHRDAVSLLPEIAPEAGVTIRVVRDAGTFVRGVLTGADGEVDIDLVFEAVADIGGPDVVEGVQVESLADRRANKLTCVLSRSEPRDLVDLLFLDRAGYPPEADLTLALAKDAGIDPGVMAWLLSRFPVTPLPQMLVSLSTGELTSFREALAERLRRLAIPDS
- a CDS encoding protein kinase; this encodes MTPGTRLGAYEVLSLLGAGGMGEVYRAKDSTLKREVALKVLPADVAKDRERLARFQREAEVLASLNHPHIAQIYGLEHAGDTFALVMELVEGEDLAQRLARGAIPLDEALPIARQIAEALEAAHEHGIIHRDLKPANIKVRPDGTVKVLDFGLAKAVDPTAGSSATAMNSPTLSIHATQAGIIFGTAAYMSPEQAAGKAIDKRTDLWAFGVVLLEMLTGRPAFEGETVSHVIAAILKDQPDWSALPPTVPAPIHKLLRRCLEKDRKRRLDSASAARLDIDDTIATRGLDTGVTDLHDGPSSRGRTPWLLAAAFAIGAVVTGLAVWTVATQLLAPRTADVVRFGIHDTDGVIVSRTAGDIALSPDGRTLAFVGFGDGGQLIWLRDLGTAGARALPGTEGARALGWSPDGKSLAFMASYRIKKVTVAGGMPEVLSQTRLSAARSPVWTPEGTILYSDNNGFWRIAANGGLPAAQVVPLPGERHDATAFLPGGRYFLESVQSADPAKAGTWATTFDATTRTRLLTFPTIARYAEGHLLFVRDRVLYAQALDVAALRLNGEPRQLAPNAADQFSVSTRGTVAYRPVSAAGLADATQLEWIDRSGRILERIEQAAGGTTPALSPDQRRVAMARNGGVWVLELTRAVLSRVGSSGANPRWSPDGRRLFFTRGVNSKDVIFEMAAGAEGAETSLYKPVGRHAHPTDVSADGASVILEEGEGQRSGVSDDFDIHVLRLTGDRQSVPFVQTPASETSGTLSADGRWLAYSSDTSGRTEIYVQSFPDPGPRVQVSPGGGSFARWRRDGKEIFYVAPDGTLMGVPVIGAAPIEFGKSTPLFQFFTNQGSGAPPYDMTADGQRFIVSAVVRRTDPSIEVLLNWPALLTKAAQ
- a CDS encoding type II toxin-antitoxin system VapC family toxin, producing the protein MPVVLDTHAWIWWVTNDRRLSRRARAAIQKPLARGEVWISMISIWEMAKKVEKGQLALDRPLDDWFEAALSAEGLHVAEMTRPILVDSCRLPLPFHGDPADQIIVATARSLSATVVTKDARLRDYPHVRTTW
- a CDS encoding type II toxin-antitoxin system Phd/YefM family antitoxin, giving the protein MRTIAAGKFKDVCLQTLDEVAASRRPIVITKRGRPVARLVPIAATRRTRALAGSIVSESGDPFSTGEVWDAGRS
- a CDS encoding YifB family Mg chelatase-like AAA ATPase — translated: MLATVESATVIGIEACRVHVEIDVSFGLPHFQLVGLPDASVRESRDRVRAAIRNSGFEFPAHRITINLAPGDVRKAGPAFDLPIALGMLAATGKVQPASLAGIVHVGELSLDGTIQPARGMLAIAAEARRHGARALLLPHDNLPEAAVVTGLRLLPVRTLVEAVTRLNQAPDDWPVAPGTPGTLGTVGTVGTVGTVGTLGTLGTLALDLSDLHGQSFARRALEVAAAGGHNLLMIGPPGAGKTMLARRLPGILPPLSFDEAIEATTIHSVAGQLRPGVGLLTERPFRAPHHTISDVALVGGGSTPRPGEVSLAHHGVLFLDEMPEFDRRVLEALRQPIEEGRITVSRALRSVMFPARFVLVAAMNPCPCGYQGDPKRQCRCTPQQTARYRGRLSGPLRDRLDLIVEVEAVPITALTEGPAGESSAAVRERVLAARARQLARGARARVNAQLAGTELKKHAPLNLAGRRLLERSAEKLHLSARGFHRIVRVARTIADLAGAEAITTEHLMEALQYRFVETSS